The following are encoded together in the Triticum dicoccoides isolate Atlit2015 ecotype Zavitan chromosome 6B, WEW_v2.0, whole genome shotgun sequence genome:
- the LOC119322710 gene encoding KIN17-like protein — MGKSDFLTPKAIANRIKAKGLQKLRWYCQMCQKQCRDENGFKCHCMSESHQRQMAIFGQAPDRVVEGFSDEFLEEFLTLLRRAHRSSRVAATVIYNEFIADRHHVHMNSTRWATLTEFVKFLGREGHAKVEDTPKGWFITYIDRDSEQAIKARLKRKRVKSDLAEDERQELMIARQIERAQKAQANGEEDDDASADDDLGSDDDEYSGSDEDDQEEHQEDGKEANKPTGKIAIALQRAAPPPKINPFDDKPKMKFGFEEEEEEVPNKKAKVAGKATDTRRSAIDDLMKEEEKAKERSNRKDYWLCPGIVVKVMSKSLAEKGYYKQKGLVKRVIDKYVGEIEMLESKHVLRVDQDELETVLPQIGGLVRIVNGAYRGSNARLLSVDTERFSAKLQVEKGLYDGKVLKAIEYEDICKVAQ; from the coding sequence ATGGGGAAGAGCGACTTCCTGACGCCGAAGGCGATCGCGAACCGGATCAAGGCCAAGGGGCTGCAGAAGCTCCGGTGGTACTGCCAGATGTGCCAGAAGCAGTGCCGCGACGAGAACGGCTTCAAGTGCCACTGCATGTCGGAGTCGCACCAGCGGCAGATGGCCATCTTCGGCCAGGCCCCCGACCGCGTCGTCGAGGGCTTCTCCGACGAGTTCCTCGAGGAGTTCCTCACCCTGCTCCGCCGCGCCCACCGCAGCTCCCGCGTCGCCGCCACCGTCATCTACAACGAGTTCATCGCCGACCGCCACCACGTGCACATGAACTCCACCCGCTGGGCCACTCTCACCGAGTTCGTCAagttcctcggccgcgagggccaCGCCAAGGTCGAGGACACGCCCAAGGGCTGGTTCATCACCTACATCGACCGCGACTCGGAGCAGGCCATCAAGGCCAGGCTCAAGCGCAAGAGGGTCAAGTCCGACCTTGCCGAGGACGAGCGGCAGGAGCTCATGATTGCCCGGCAGATCGAGCGCGCCCAGAAAGCGCAGGCTAATGGCGAAGAAGACGATGATGCTAGTGCTGATGATGACCTCGGCAGCGATGATGATGAGTATTCGGGATCAGACGAGGATGATCAGGAGGAACATCAGGAGGATGGGAAAGAGGCCAACAAGCCAACTGGGAAGATTGCGATTGCGCTCCAGCGGGCTGCGCCGCCGCCTAAGATTAATCCTTTTGATGATAAGCCAAAGATGAAATTTGGcttcgaggaggaagaggaggaggtgcccaACAAGAAGGCGAAAGTTGCAGGGAAGGCAACGGACACCAGGAGGTCGGCGATCGATGATCTgatgaaggaggaggagaaggccaAGGAGCGGAGCAACCGGAAGGACTACTGGCTGTGCCCTGGTATCGTTGTCAAGGTGATGAGCAAGTCGCTGGCCGAAAAGGGGTACTACAAGCAGAAGGGATTGGTGAAGAGGGTGATTGATAAGTATGTCGGGGAGATTGAGATGCTGGAGAGCAAGCATGTTCTCAGGGTCGACCAAGATGAGCTTGAGACTGTCCTCCCGCAGATTGGCGGGCTGGTGCGGATCGTTAACGGGGCTTACCGGGGCTCCAATGCAAGGTTGCTCTCAGTGGACACGGAGAGATTCTCTGCCAAACTGCAGGTTGAGAAGGGTCTCTATGATGGGAAAGTTCTCAAGGCCATTGAGTATGAGGACATTTGCAAGGTTGCTCAGTGA